CTGGTGTAGAAATCGCCGGCCCAGGTTTTGTAAACTTTCGCCTAGCCGACACTTGGCTCCACGAGGTGTTAACCCAAGTAGTGACCGCAGGGGAAACCGATTGGGCTCGCCACACCAACGGCGCAGACACCAAAGTAATCGTGGAGTTTGTGAGCGCTAACCCCACTGGGCCTTTGCACGCTGGCCATGGTCGAGGCGCTTGCTACGGCGACTCGGTGGCTCGCCTCTATGAACGCTGCGGTTACACCGTGGAGCGTGAGTTCTACATCAACGATCGAGGCACACAAATGCAGCTTTATGCCGCATCGTTAGCCGCTCGAGCGGCGGATCAACCGGTGCCCGAAGGCGGCTATCACGGTCAATACATTATTGATTGGGCGGCCGAAATGCTGGCCGATGCTGACCCTTTTGCTTGGGGTTACGCCCGAGCTCTGGCCGCTCACCGTGCTGTGCTCGAAGACCTTGACATTCACTTTGACACTTGGTTTTCGGAACGCTCCATGATTGACTCTGGCGCTATTAACGCCACCCTTAAAGACCTCGCCGTGGCCGAAGCGTCGTTTGAAGATGACGGAGCTACTTGGCTGCGGTCCACCAACTGGGGCGACGACAAAGACCGAGTGCTGGTTAAATCAGACGGCCAATTCACCTACCTGCTGCCCGACGTGGCCTACCACCGCGACAAGTTTGCTCGTGCTGACCTGCTGGTAAACGTGTGGGGCGCCGATCACCACGGCTATGTGCCCCGCATGCACGCCGCCATGGCTGCTTTAGGCCATCAATCCGCCGACCTTGAAGTGGCCATAACTCAAATGGTCAACCTGCAACGCGATGGTGTAGAGGTCAAGCTTTCAAAACGTACCGGTGAAATAGTTGAACTCGCAGAGGTAGTAGCCGAAGTTGGCGCCGACGCCACCCGATTTACCTACCTGTTGCTAACCATCGACTCGCCGCAAACCTTTGACTTGGAGTTAGTGGCTCGGCAAGTAAATGAAAACCCCGTGTTTTATGTGCAATATGCTCACGCCCGCATTCACTCTTTGGTGGAGCGGGCCGCCCAAGAAGGCTTCAACCGACTGACTTTGACCGATGCTGACCTTAGCTTGCTTAGCCACCCTCGAGAACTCGCTCTGCTACGGGCTTTGCATGAACTGCCCGACACGGTGTTACGGGCCGCCAACGACCAAGCCCCCCATCAAATAACTACTTGGGTGCGCGACTTCGCTGCTTTGTTCCACGGTTTTTATCACGACTGTCGCCTCACGGGTGAGGGCATAGACCCTGCTACCACGGTGGCCCGGCTCTGGCTGGCCGAAGCAACTCGTATTGGCTTGGTGGTGGCTCTGGACCTTCTCGGAGTGAGCGCTCCGCAAGAAATGTGGCGAGACAACCCCGAGGAGCAAAACTAATGGCCGGCCCCATCCAACAACGCCTGTTGCCCGACACGGCGGCCATTGACACCGACGGTCAAGCCACAGTAGGCGGTTGCCGCCTAACCGACTTGGCCGACCAATTTGGCACCCCGCTGTTTGTCTACGACGAAGAACATTTGCGGGCCCGCTGCCGAGAAGCCGTTGCGGCCTTTGGCCCCGGCGTGTCGTATGCCTCTAAAGCGTTTCTTTGCGGCGCCATGGCCCGTTTAGTGGTTGAAGAAGGCATGCATGTCGATGTATCTACCGGCGGAGAACTCTACATGGCTTGCCACGCCGGAGTTCCCGGCGAAAAACTGATTATGCACGGCAACAACAAAAGCGAACTCGAACTCCGCATGGCCATAGACGAAGGGGTGCGCCGCATTGTGGTCGACTCATTCGATGAGTTGGATCGCCTTGAAGCTCTGCACGCTGAAACCGGGTCCACCCCAAAAATCTTGCTGCGCATCACCCCCGGGGTCGAAGCCCACACCCACGAGTTTATTTCTACCGGCCAAGACGACTCTAAATTTGGTTTCACGGTGTCTACCGGCCTTGCTGCGGTTGCCGTAGAGCGTGCTGTGGTTTCGCCAGCGGTAGAACTCATGGGCGTGCATTGCCACATCGGCAGCCAAGTTTTCGAAGTGGGGTCCTTTGCCCGCACCGTAGAAATCATGGCCCAGTTTTCAGCGCCCCTCGGTTTGCCTGACCTCTCTATCGGTGGCGGCCTCGGGGTGGCTTACCTTGAAGAAGACCAAGCCTCTACCATTACCCAATGGGGTGAAGTCGTGCAAGCAGGTTGCGCCGCTGCTGGGGTGACCGCCCAAGTAACCGCCGAACCCGGTCGAGCCATTGCCGCGGCGGCCGCTATCACCTTGTACCGGGTGGGCACCATAAAAGAACTCCCGGGCCTCCGTACTTACGTGGCGGTAGACGGCGGCATGAGCGACAACCCGCGCCCGGTTTTGTACGGCTCGGGCTACGAAACCTTTTTGCCACGAGTGGTTGGGCAAGAACGTTCGCAGTCGGTGCGGGTAGTGGGTAAACACTGCGAGTCGGGCGACCTATTGGTGCGTGAAGGCTGGGTGCCGGACGACCTGGCCGTCGGCGACGTGTTGGCCACCCCGGTAACCGGCGCTTACGGTCACTCCATGGGGTCAAACTACAATCAAGTATTGCGGCCCGCCGTGGTTTTTGTTAAAGACGGCCAAGCCACCGAAGTGGTAGCCCGCGAGACGTTCGCCGATTTAGTGCGGCGCGAGCGTTAAACGGTTGCCCACCAACAACCACTAACCGCTAGCGTTAAGGCTATGGAATCTTCCTCAGTAAAGGTCGGTCTTTTGGGCTGCGGCACGGTCGGTGCTGCGTTGGCGCATCTGATTGTTGAACAACACGACGTGGTGGCTCGACGCACTGGTCTTGACCTCACGGTGGAAGCCGTGGTGGTGCGTGACTTGACGGTAGAGCGCCAAGTGCCGGTGTCCGCTGAAGCATTCAGTAGCGACCCGGCTGCTGTGGTGGCCAACCCCAACATTGACGTGGTGGTAGAGGTGATGGGCGGTTTGGAGCCAGCCCGGCAAATGATTCTTGACTCGTTGGCGGCTGGCCAACCGGTAATAACCGCCAATAAAGAACTCTTGGCCGCCCACGGGCCCGAACTTTACGCGGCCGCTGAATCTGCTGGCGTGGACTTGTTGTTTGAAGCCGCCGTGGCGGGAGCTATCCCCATTATGCGGCCTCTGCGAGAGTCGCTGGCCGGTGAGCCAGTAACCCGAGTCATGGGCATCATTAACGGCA
Above is a window of Acidimicrobiia bacterium DNA encoding:
- a CDS encoding arginine--tRNA ligase, with the translated sequence MDVRQSLIEAIQDALVALGVDPLPTSIQIERPANPDHGDWSTNVALATAKNAGRNPRELAAELAEALQANPPTHVSGVEIAGPGFVNFRLADTWLHEVLTQVVTAGETDWARHTNGADTKVIVEFVSANPTGPLHAGHGRGACYGDSVARLYERCGYTVEREFYINDRGTQMQLYAASLAARAADQPVPEGGYHGQYIIDWAAEMLADADPFAWGYARALAAHRAVLEDLDIHFDTWFSERSMIDSGAINATLKDLAVAEASFEDDGATWLRSTNWGDDKDRVLVKSDGQFTYLLPDVAYHRDKFARADLLVNVWGADHHGYVPRMHAAMAALGHQSADLEVAITQMVNLQRDGVEVKLSKRTGEIVELAEVVAEVGADATRFTYLLLTIDSPQTFDLELVARQVNENPVFYVQYAHARIHSLVERAAQEGFNRLTLTDADLSLLSHPRELALLRALHELPDTVLRAANDQAPHQITTWVRDFAALFHGFYHDCRLTGEGIDPATTVARLWLAEATRIGLVVALDLLGVSAPQEMWRDNPEEQN
- the lysA gene encoding diaminopimelate decarboxylase → MAGPIQQRLLPDTAAIDTDGQATVGGCRLTDLADQFGTPLFVYDEEHLRARCREAVAAFGPGVSYASKAFLCGAMARLVVEEGMHVDVSTGGELYMACHAGVPGEKLIMHGNNKSELELRMAIDEGVRRIVVDSFDELDRLEALHAETGSTPKILLRITPGVEAHTHEFISTGQDDSKFGFTVSTGLAAVAVERAVVSPAVELMGVHCHIGSQVFEVGSFARTVEIMAQFSAPLGLPDLSIGGGLGVAYLEEDQASTITQWGEVVQAGCAAAGVTAQVTAEPGRAIAAAAAITLYRVGTIKELPGLRTYVAVDGGMSDNPRPVLYGSGYETFLPRVVGQERSQSVRVVGKHCESGDLLVREGWVPDDLAVGDVLATPVTGAYGHSMGSNYNQVLRPAVVFVKDGQATEVVARETFADLVRRER